A single window of Pseudarthrobacter psychrotolerans DNA harbors:
- a CDS encoding ATP-binding protein, which produces MPYLAVVGDPDAGRREFTTAALEAAGFTVKAAGNAAGLLALLDEYEPSVLILDSSLSDVDATAPVLFLVDLDSPAEIKAVEHAGIRDSIAKPPTAKELVHRATALITLVSRRNEARQEAETLRERLRQVSAAVRGTNHPQQIADFVVRGFGEAFGADRVWLTTFDDERVPPITAQWHRPGLAPLPEGLFTDEDPVRRTADTLWARAEALTADGAFAPLGTGDVRLPAELAKLRAAASVAVPMGDGSSSLGIIWIALLDSPREWSRAELALIQHVAGNTAHGLIQSHLITSQQQVVKQLQQLDKAKTDFLATVNHELRTPLTSIMAYLDMIQENTSDPVSSGVHQMLDIVVRNTERLRLLIEDMLSVSRNGHEQSPLHLTPVRLARTLEIVTGALRPLAKVQNVTIATALAPEDLEILADEVQLQQVFTNLVSNAIKFTPGGGQIDVASLTRADADGTRWATVSVSDTGMGISSDEIAHIFTRFYRASNAMSGAVPGTGLGLAITQDIVQRHGGRIDVTSELGVGTTVTVNLPVGARGSQET; this is translated from the coding sequence GTGCCATATCTGGCTGTGGTTGGGGACCCCGACGCCGGGCGCCGGGAATTCACGACGGCGGCACTGGAGGCGGCGGGCTTTACGGTCAAGGCTGCGGGCAATGCCGCCGGCCTGTTGGCCCTCCTGGACGAGTACGAGCCCTCCGTGCTTATCCTGGACAGTTCACTCTCCGACGTCGACGCTACCGCCCCTGTGTTGTTCCTCGTGGATCTCGACAGTCCGGCAGAGATCAAGGCAGTGGAGCATGCCGGCATACGGGACAGCATCGCCAAACCGCCTACTGCCAAGGAGCTCGTCCACCGCGCCACGGCCCTGATCACCCTGGTCTCCCGCCGGAATGAAGCGCGGCAGGAAGCGGAGACGTTGCGCGAAAGGCTGCGGCAGGTATCCGCGGCGGTCCGCGGAACCAACCATCCGCAACAGATCGCCGACTTTGTGGTCAGGGGGTTCGGTGAGGCTTTCGGCGCGGACCGGGTCTGGCTGACCACGTTCGACGACGAGAGGGTGCCACCCATCACCGCCCAGTGGCACCGGCCCGGCCTGGCTCCACTGCCTGAAGGGTTGTTCACGGACGAGGATCCGGTGCGCAGGACGGCTGACACTCTGTGGGCGCGGGCTGAGGCGCTCACAGCGGACGGAGCGTTCGCACCGCTCGGCACCGGCGACGTCCGGCTGCCGGCCGAACTCGCGAAACTGCGTGCCGCCGCGTCCGTGGCCGTCCCGATGGGGGACGGCAGTTCCTCGCTGGGAATTATCTGGATTGCCCTGCTGGACTCCCCCAGGGAATGGTCGCGGGCTGAGCTGGCACTGATCCAGCACGTGGCCGGCAATACCGCCCACGGCCTGATCCAAAGCCATCTGATCACCAGCCAGCAGCAAGTGGTCAAGCAGCTCCAGCAGCTGGACAAAGCCAAGACCGATTTCCTGGCCACCGTCAACCATGAGCTCCGCACGCCGCTGACATCGATCATGGCGTACCTGGACATGATCCAGGAGAACACGTCCGATCCGGTGTCCAGCGGGGTCCACCAGATGTTGGACATCGTGGTCAGGAACACCGAACGGCTGCGGTTGCTGATCGAAGACATGCTAAGCGTCTCCCGCAACGGGCATGAGCAAAGCCCGCTGCATCTGACCCCTGTCCGGCTGGCGCGGACGCTTGAGATCGTCACCGGTGCGCTGAGGCCGCTCGCAAAAGTGCAGAACGTCACCATTGCCACGGCACTGGCCCCGGAGGACCTGGAAATCCTGGCAGACGAAGTGCAGCTGCAGCAGGTTTTCACGAATCTGGTCTCCAACGCCATCAAGTTCACCCCCGGCGGAGGACAGATCGACGTGGCCAGCCTGACGCGGGCCGACGCAGACGGCACCCGCTGGGCGACGGTCAGCGTCTCGGACACCGGGATGGGGATCTCCAGTGACGAGATAGCCCACATCTTCACCCGTTTTTACCGCGCCTCGAACGCGATGTCCGGGGCAGTTCCGGGCACCGGCCTTGGGCTCGCCATCACGCAGGACATCGTCCAGCGCCACGGCGGCCGCATTGACGTAACCTCGGAGCTGGGTGTTGGCACCACTGTCACCGTAAACCTCCCCGTTGGAGCCCGCGGGTCCCAGGAAACCTGA
- a CDS encoding EAL domain-containing protein has translation MFADDDPRLSQLLDGIVRLASGDLQSRIEVSPARDELDAIIMGTNLLAEDLQIIYEELEQRVEVRTQLLHEAHREMKIMAMQDPLTGLANRSALLAALKSAQDNDGGALSQPVILLLDLDAFKSINDTLGHTAGDQVLITVAQRIRGAVRARDVVARLGGDEFAIVMPDTGGDQAAVVGQRILAAIKEPIDLPDRTVRCGASVGLSVGAAGRKAEDLLMEADVAMYASKAEGLNRLHVFEPGLLLIRRLRSQLLEDLRAAIKGEGLVLHYQPVVELGTGQIEGVEALIRWDHPTRGRIMPDEFIPLAEDAGLISELGLWVLSTAVGQLRRWIDADLVDSRFSVRINISATDLQSLQFIEDVRAVLKQTGVRPAQVVLELTEAAIVRGNDLDRYSLGGLRGLGVGIEIDDFGTGYSSISYLRLLPVDRVKVDRSLIEGLGTDPSQPALVAAVLQLVRACGLEAVWEGVETAEQAEHLRNLGCLSAQGYFFSKPVPPEQIPALLAQTSSQSNRG, from the coding sequence ATGTTCGCTGACGATGACCCCAGGCTCTCCCAGCTGCTCGATGGCATCGTCCGGCTTGCCTCCGGAGACCTCCAGTCGCGGATAGAAGTATCGCCGGCCCGGGACGAGCTCGACGCCATCATCATGGGCACCAACCTCCTGGCCGAGGACCTGCAGATCATTTACGAAGAGCTGGAGCAGCGTGTTGAGGTCCGCACGCAACTGCTGCACGAAGCCCACCGCGAGATGAAGATTATGGCCATGCAGGATCCCCTCACGGGCCTCGCCAACCGCTCGGCACTTCTGGCCGCGCTGAAGTCCGCCCAGGACAACGACGGCGGCGCCCTCAGCCAGCCCGTCATCCTGCTCCTTGACCTTGACGCCTTCAAATCCATCAACGACACCCTCGGCCACACTGCCGGGGATCAGGTGCTGATCACCGTGGCCCAGCGCATCCGCGGCGCGGTCCGGGCCCGCGACGTTGTTGCCCGCCTGGGCGGGGACGAGTTTGCCATCGTTATGCCGGACACGGGCGGCGACCAGGCCGCCGTCGTAGGCCAGCGCATCCTGGCAGCCATCAAGGAACCCATCGACCTGCCCGACCGGACCGTCCGCTGCGGGGCGAGCGTAGGACTCAGCGTCGGGGCGGCCGGCCGGAAGGCCGAGGACCTGCTGATGGAGGCCGATGTGGCCATGTATGCCTCCAAAGCCGAGGGCCTGAACCGGCTCCACGTCTTCGAACCCGGGCTCCTGCTCATCCGCAGGCTCCGCAGCCAACTGCTGGAGGATCTCCGGGCCGCCATCAAGGGCGAGGGTTTGGTGCTGCACTACCAGCCCGTGGTTGAGCTGGGCACCGGGCAGATTGAAGGGGTGGAAGCCCTCATCCGCTGGGACCATCCCACCCGCGGGCGCATCATGCCCGACGAATTCATCCCGCTGGCAGAAGATGCCGGGCTGATCTCGGAGCTGGGCCTGTGGGTGCTCAGCACGGCTGTAGGCCAGCTGCGCCGCTGGATTGATGCCGATCTGGTGGACAGCCGGTTTTCTGTCCGGATCAACATCTCAGCAACGGATCTGCAGAGCCTGCAGTTCATCGAGGACGTCCGCGCCGTACTCAAGCAGACGGGTGTCCGCCCCGCGCAGGTTGTCCTGGAGCTGACTGAAGCGGCCATCGTCAGGGGCAACGATCTGGACCGGTATTCCCTGGGCGGGCTGCGCGGTCTGGGCGTAGGAATCGAGATCGACGATTTCGGTACCGGATATTCCTCCATCAGCTACCTGCGCCTGCTCCCGGTGGACCGGGTCAAGGTGGACCGGTCCCTGATCGAGGGCCTGGGAACAGACCCCAGCCAGCCGGCCCTGGTGGCTGCAGTCCTGCAGTTAGTGCGCGCCTGCGGGCTCGAAGCCGTGTGGGAAGGCGTGGAAACAGCAGAACAGGCCGAGCACCTCAGGAACCTCGGGTGCCTCAGCGCACAGGGCTATTTCTTCAGTAAGCCCGTCCCGCCCGAACAGATTCCTGCGCTGCTGGCCCAAACTTCATCCCAAAGTAATAGAGGTTGA